The following proteins are encoded in a genomic region of Rhodothermales bacterium:
- the murG gene encoding undecaprenyldiphospho-muramoylpentapeptide beta-N-acetylglucosaminyltransferase: MRDGDRPRILFAAGGTGGHVYPAIAVADEIRRLNPLSAIVFAGTRDKMEWDAVPKAGYEISPITVAGFQRGRIVQNLGTPFKAIRGFLQSLSLVRAFDPDVAVGTGGYVAGPVLAAAAALKRRVVVQEQNAYAGVTNRLVGRWADEIHLAFPEAVKFFPKERCHMTGNPTRSELHGADRSEGRAFYDVPSEAQLVFVFGGSLGSEAFNRVLVDLAPAIARENRFLLWQTGPRYYDRVVQTIGNNERIRLRRYIDRMDLAYAASDLVVARAGASTCSELMMTGTPSILVPSPNVAEDHQTRNAESLVSANAAALLKESDMTNLLVETIDTLITDQDLLHTMGAAAAQLARPEAATEIAQAVLRLAGAFEANDLYAGAVHG, encoded by the coding sequence ATGCGTGACGGAGATCGGCCAAGGATTCTTTTTGCTGCCGGCGGGACGGGCGGACACGTCTATCCAGCCATTGCGGTAGCGGACGAGATTCGTCGATTGAATCCGTTGTCGGCGATCGTCTTTGCCGGCACGCGCGACAAGATGGAATGGGACGCCGTGCCGAAGGCAGGCTACGAGATCTCACCGATCACAGTCGCGGGTTTTCAGCGTGGTCGGATCGTTCAAAACCTCGGGACACCGTTCAAGGCCATCCGCGGCTTTCTGCAGAGTCTCTCGCTCGTGCGCGCCTTCGACCCAGACGTGGCCGTTGGCACCGGAGGCTATGTCGCCGGACCCGTATTGGCTGCGGCAGCTGCCTTGAAAAGAAGGGTTGTTGTTCAGGAGCAGAACGCGTACGCGGGTGTAACGAATCGGCTCGTAGGACGCTGGGCGGACGAGATTCATCTCGCGTTTCCAGAGGCGGTGAAATTCTTCCCGAAGGAACGCTGTCATATGACGGGCAATCCAACGCGAAGCGAGTTGCACGGCGCGGATCGATCTGAGGGAAGAGCTTTCTACGACGTCCCATCTGAGGCGCAACTTGTGTTTGTGTTCGGCGGGTCACTCGGAAGCGAAGCATTCAATCGCGTGCTGGTTGATCTCGCACCGGCTATCGCCCGCGAGAATAGATTCCTGCTATGGCAGACGGGACCTCGCTACTACGATCGAGTAGTGCAGACCATCGGCAACAACGAAAGGATTCGGCTGCGACGCTACATCGATCGGATGGATCTGGCCTATGCGGCCAGCGATCTCGTGGTGGCGCGAGCAGGTGCCAGCACGTGCAGCGAACTCATGATGACGGGCACGCCCTCGATCCTTGTGCCATCGCCGAACGTCGCAGAAGACCATCAGACGCGAAATGCAGAGAGTCTTGTGTCAGCGAATGCCGCTGCACTCTTGAAAGAGTCGGATATGACGAATCTTCTTGTCGAGACAATCGACACATTGATCACGGATCAGGACTTGCTTCATACGATGGGAGCGGCGGCGGCTCAGCTTGCCAGGCCGGAAGCGGCGACCGAAATCGCACAAGCCGTGCTGCGACTCGCCGGTGCCTTCGAAGCCAATGACCTGTACGCGGGGGCAGTCCATGGTTGA
- a CDS encoding cell division protein FtsW — MEISKTPPAVTRFLASLRPADKYLVWVILGLAAFGIVAVYSAVGFLAATKSGGDTERFLLRHVTRVVVALGVMGVVSLIDYRKLARLSKLALVFSIGLLIAVQVIGTVQGGARRWLDVGAFGFQPSDLAKVALVLYVAVMLARKQEYIKDFSRSFLPILVWIMATVVLIGIEDLSSAVLLLVATLTMCFVARISTLHITGTALLGLVLAGGLLLASPHRAARVEAYLGLKIFPNTTSEQVFDAQDEGYQAQQARIAFAMGGLTGVGPGKSVQRDFLPAPYNDFIFAIIAEEYGIIGALALLALFVVFLARALLRVARHAVDPLGLFVAVGMATMLALYGFIHAGVAAGLLPVTGLPMPFVSYGGTSMLAAGLMVGILLNISRQIDDKAIRQDA; from the coding sequence ATGGAGATATCAAAGACACCACCTGCCGTGACTCGATTCCTGGCGTCACTCCGGCCGGCGGACAAGTACCTGGTCTGGGTGATCCTGGGCCTGGCGGCATTCGGTATTGTCGCCGTGTACAGTGCCGTCGGTTTTCTCGCCGCCACTAAGTCGGGCGGCGACACGGAGCGATTCCTGCTGCGACACGTGACTCGTGTGGTCGTTGCGCTTGGAGTGATGGGCGTCGTCAGTCTCATAGACTATCGCAAGTTGGCCCGCCTCTCAAAGCTCGCGCTCGTGTTTTCGATCGGACTGCTCATCGCGGTACAAGTGATCGGGACGGTGCAGGGCGGAGCAAGACGGTGGCTTGACGTGGGTGCATTCGGTTTCCAGCCGTCGGACCTCGCCAAAGTTGCGCTTGTTCTGTATGTGGCCGTCATGTTGGCGCGCAAACAGGAATACATAAAGGACTTCAGCCGCAGTTTCCTTCCGATTCTCGTCTGGATCATGGCGACGGTCGTGCTCATTGGAATTGAGGATCTCTCGTCGGCGGTCCTCCTACTCGTCGCGACGCTGACCATGTGCTTCGTCGCCAGAATAAGCACGCTGCACATCACCGGCACGGCACTCCTCGGGCTTGTACTGGCCGGGGGACTGCTACTTGCCTCACCTCACCGCGCAGCCCGGGTTGAGGCGTATCTCGGACTGAAGATCTTTCCGAACACGACATCCGAACAGGTCTTCGACGCCCAGGACGAAGGATACCAGGCACAGCAGGCGAGGATTGCCTTTGCGATGGGCGGACTGACGGGTGTTGGTCCAGGGAAGAGCGTACAGCGTGACTTTCTACCGGCTCCCTACAACGATTTCATCTTTGCGATTATCGCAGAGGAATACGGCATCATCGGGGCGCTGGCATTGCTGGCGCTGTTCGTCGTCTTCCTCGCCCGCGCACTGTTGAGAGTTGCTCGGCATGCGGTCGACCCGCTCGGCCTCTTTGTCGCTGTGGGCATGGCGACGATGTTGGCCCTTTACGGTTTCATACACGCGGGAGTGGCCGCCGGATTGTTACCGGTAACAGGGCTCCCGATGCCCTTTGTTTCATACGGTGGCACGTCGATGCTGGCCGCCGGACTGATGGTCGGGATCTTGCTGAATATCTCCAGACAAATAGACGACAAGGCGATACGACAGGATGCGTGA